Below is a window of Desulfosoma sp. DNA.
CCATCTGATTCCTCCCCAGGACATTCGCTGGGGAGCATATGTTCTTAAAAGCTGCTATGCCGATTTTCCAGCCGGCACAATCCATGTGGCGGTGGTGGATCCCGGCGTGGGAACAGATCGAAAGTGCATCGCCGTTCGAACCGACCGTTACTTCTTCGTTGGGCCGGACAACGGTCTTTTTTCCTTCGTCCTGGAAGAAGAACCAAGAGCGGAAACACGGCTGCTTGCCAACCAAAGCCTTTTTCGGCCAACGATCAGCCCCACCTTTCACGGTCGGGACATCTTTGCACCGGTGGCGGCTCATTTCGCTACGGGGACTCCCTTTACCTCCATAGGCCCAAAGGTTGACCCGGTGATATGTTCCTGGGTGCGTCCTTTGCTTTCGCCAACCCTTCTTGAGGGTGAAGTTTTGGGCTCTGATCGGTTCGGAAACATCGTAACCAACATTCAGGCACGGCATTTGGCTGAATGGCTCAAGGAAAAAATTTTTGAAGTGTATCTGGAAGAGCGAAAGATTCCCGCTTTTGCCAAGACCTACGGTGATGTACCTTTAGGACGTTCCCTGGCTCTCTTGG
It encodes the following:
- a CDS encoding SAM-dependent chlorinase/fluorinase, with translation MTPLITFLTDFGLQDGYVAAMKAVLLGTVPQARFVDISHLIPPQDIRWGAYVLKSCYADFPAGTIHVAVVDPGVGTDRKCIAVRTDRYFFVGPDNGLFSFVLEEEPRAETRLLANQSLFRPTISPTFHGRDIFAPVAAHFATGTPFTSIGPKVDPVICSWVRPLLSPTLLEGEVLGSDRFGNIVTNIQARHLAEWLKEKIFEVYLEERKIPAFAKTYGDVPLGRSLALLGSSNHLEIAVHQGSAAKRYGAQAGQKVRVVIVK